The following are encoded together in the Terriglobia bacterium genome:
- a CDS encoding acyl-CoA dehydrogenase family protein, translating into MDLNLSPSELIFQTELRAWLSANVPKGWDARGEQSMEARFDFLKSWQRKMYEAGWAGVSWPKEYGGRGATLMEQVIFWQELAAAGAPPLANVLGVGLVGPTLIAFGTEAHKKRFLAKILSAEEIWCQGFSEPDAGSDLANVRCQAELQGDHYVVNGQKVWNSYGWAAHWCEVVVRTDPSAAKHKGMTVLLVDMKSAGVDVRPLRQMTGETEFNEIFFLDVRVPVENVVGKVNEGWEVAMGTLMHERGTLGAGIQVMYRRNMERLIELAHTRQRNGRPAAEDAVIRQKLAQCYAEIEIMRWNQMRAFSRINATGVPGPEGSIQKIFWSELNQRFQQVAQELLGPYGQLESGDEHAIDNGSWAYGYLRSRGNTIEAGTSEIQRNIIGHFVLGLPKSY; encoded by the coding sequence ATGGACCTGAACCTCAGCCCTTCCGAACTCATATTCCAAACCGAGCTGCGCGCATGGCTCTCCGCCAACGTCCCCAAAGGCTGGGACGCGCGCGGCGAACAATCCATGGAAGCCCGCTTTGACTTCCTCAAGAGCTGGCAGCGCAAGATGTATGAAGCCGGATGGGCCGGAGTTTCCTGGCCCAAGGAATATGGCGGACGCGGCGCCACGCTGATGGAACAAGTCATCTTCTGGCAGGAGCTGGCCGCGGCCGGAGCGCCGCCGCTGGCCAACGTCCTGGGCGTGGGACTGGTTGGACCCACGCTGATCGCTTTCGGCACGGAGGCCCACAAGAAGCGCTTCCTGGCAAAAATCCTGAGCGCGGAAGAAATCTGGTGCCAGGGATTCTCCGAGCCCGACGCCGGCTCTGATCTGGCCAACGTGCGCTGCCAAGCGGAGCTGCAGGGCGATCACTACGTGGTGAATGGGCAGAAGGTCTGGAACAGTTACGGCTGGGCCGCGCACTGGTGCGAGGTTGTGGTGCGCACCGATCCCTCGGCCGCCAAGCACAAAGGCATGACCGTGCTGCTGGTGGACATGAAGTCCGCGGGCGTGGACGTGCGTCCGCTGCGCCAGATGACCGGCGAAACCGAATTTAACGAAATTTTCTTCCTTGACGTTCGCGTGCCCGTGGAAAACGTTGTGGGCAAGGTGAACGAAGGCTGGGAAGTGGCCATGGGCACGCTGATGCATGAGCGCGGCACGCTGGGCGCGGGCATTCAGGTGATGTATCGCCGCAACATGGAGCGTCTGATCGAACTGGCGCACACCCGGCAGCGCAACGGGCGTCCGGCGGCGGAAGATGCTGTCATCCGGCAGAAGCTGGCGCAGTGCTACGCGGAAATCGAAATTATGCGCTGGAACCAGATGCGCGCCTTCAGTCGCATCAACGCGACGGGCGTGCCGGGGCCGGAAGGGTCCATCCAGAAAATCTTCTGGAGCGAGTTGAACCAGCGCTTCCAGCAAGTGGCGCAAGAGCTGCTCGGCCCTTACGGACAACTGGAATCCGGCGACGAGCACGCGATTGACAACGGCTCATGGGCCTACGGCTACCTGCGTTCGCGCGGCAACACGATTGAGGCGGGCACGTCAGAAATTCAGCGCAATATTATCGGGCATTTTGTGCTGGGGTTGCCGAAAAGCTATTAG
- a CDS encoding M48 family metalloprotease encodes MKRLIGLAALLAICGGVLYYSHRHKTEARVGPEAVLNALAETQRDLSRVPAKLTRLSDAEEIRIGDDMAAGYLGRFGAPHDAKDKDGQNAANERMQQYVSDVGRAVAAHARRKLPYKFHYIPNAGFVNAFALPGGHVFIGSGLIHLMESEDELASVLGHEVEHVDNYHCAERVQIEARLRNIPLGGLVALPIELFVAGYSKEQELEADRDGAGLAVTAGYSAQGAVHMFQEFSKLHKTYVLKASTPDEEMSQVAIEGILGYFRSHPLPEEREAQIKRIMAANGWPALRERPIRQKP; translated from the coding sequence ATGAAGCGACTCATCGGCCTGGCGGCGCTGCTGGCGATTTGCGGCGGCGTGCTTTATTACAGCCATCGCCATAAGACGGAAGCCCGCGTAGGTCCGGAAGCGGTGCTCAACGCTTTGGCGGAAACGCAGCGCGACTTGAGCCGCGTCCCGGCCAAACTCACGCGGCTCTCTGACGCCGAGGAGATCCGCATTGGCGACGACATGGCCGCAGGCTATCTGGGCCGCTTCGGCGCCCCGCACGACGCCAAGGACAAAGACGGACAGAACGCAGCCAACGAGCGAATGCAGCAATACGTGAGCGACGTGGGCCGCGCCGTCGCCGCGCATGCCCGGCGCAAGCTGCCTTACAAGTTCCACTACATTCCCAACGCAGGCTTCGTCAATGCTTTCGCGCTGCCCGGCGGGCATGTGTTCATCGGCTCGGGACTCATCCACCTGATGGAGTCGGAAGACGAGCTGGCCTCCGTCCTGGGGCACGAAGTGGAGCACGTGGACAACTACCACTGCGCGGAGCGCGTGCAGATTGAAGCCCGCCTCCGCAATATTCCTCTGGGCGGGCTGGTGGCGCTGCCTATCGAACTCTTTGTGGCCGGTTACAGCAAAGAACAGGAACTGGAAGCTGACCGCGACGGCGCCGGACTGGCGGTGACGGCCGGCTACTCGGCGCAGGGCGCGGTGCACATGTTCCAGGAGTTCAGCAAGCTGCACAAGACGTACGTCCTCAAGGCCAGCACGCCGGATGAAGAAATGTCCCAGGTGGCGATTGAAGGCATTCTGGGCTACTTCCGTTCGCACCCGCTGCCGGAAGAACGCGAAGCCCAAATCAAGCGGATCATGGCGGCAAACGGTTGGCCGGCGCTGAGGGAGAGGCCGATCAGGCAGAAGCCGTGA
- a CDS encoding acyl-CoA/acyl-ACP dehydrogenase: MQFGLSESQEILKHTARRFFGGELPMAEVRRLMETATGHHEELWAKMTGQGFTGIIFPEEFGGMGLSQVELALFMEEAGYALLPGPFFSTVALAGTVLNALGSAEQKKKYLSRICGGQAKATLALLEDIASWDPNDVQLAATNGKLTGTKLFVTDAAVADFIIVAARNGVFLVDGKAPGVKIEPMKGMDFTRKIYSVTFSSTPAEPLGSAQPADLAKPLATATAALAAELTGGMQRVMEAAVGYAKTRKQFGKPIGSFQAVQHMCAEMYLETESSRSSAYYAAWALSENAPDAAVAVSIAKMYSSDASRTVGNRGIQVHGGMGFTWENDIHLYYRRAKASETMLGDAAFHRERIARMVIDKSA, encoded by the coding sequence ATGCAGTTTGGACTCAGTGAAAGCCAGGAAATCCTGAAACACACCGCTCGCCGTTTCTTTGGCGGCGAGCTGCCCATGGCGGAAGTCCGCCGGCTCATGGAGACCGCCACGGGCCACCACGAAGAACTTTGGGCCAAGATGACGGGCCAGGGTTTCACCGGCATCATCTTTCCGGAAGAGTTCGGTGGCATGGGACTGAGCCAGGTGGAACTGGCCCTGTTCATGGAAGAAGCTGGTTACGCGCTACTTCCCGGGCCGTTCTTCTCTACCGTCGCGCTGGCCGGGACTGTCCTGAACGCATTGGGCTCCGCGGAGCAGAAGAAGAAATATCTTTCGCGGATATGCGGCGGCCAGGCGAAGGCCACGCTGGCTCTGCTGGAAGACATCGCCAGCTGGGATCCAAACGACGTCCAGCTCGCAGCGACGAATGGCAAGCTCACCGGAACCAAACTGTTCGTCACCGACGCGGCGGTGGCCGACTTCATCATCGTGGCGGCGCGCAACGGAGTCTTCCTGGTTGACGGCAAAGCGCCAGGTGTCAAGATTGAGCCCATGAAAGGCATGGACTTCACGCGCAAGATTTATTCCGTGACGTTTTCGAGCACGCCCGCCGAGCCGCTGGGTAGCGCCCAGCCGGCTGATCTGGCCAAACCGCTGGCTACGGCGACGGCAGCGCTGGCGGCGGAGCTCACCGGAGGGATGCAGCGCGTGATGGAGGCGGCGGTTGGCTACGCCAAGACGCGCAAGCAGTTTGGCAAACCCATCGGGAGCTTTCAAGCGGTGCAGCACATGTGCGCGGAGATGTATCTGGAAACCGAGAGCTCCCGCTCGTCCGCATATTACGCAGCCTGGGCGCTGAGCGAGAATGCGCCGGACGCTGCGGTTGCTGTGTCCATTGCCAAGATGTATTCGAGCGACGCCAGCCGGACGGTGGGCAATCGCGGGATCCAGGTCCACGGCGGCATGGGCTTTACCTGGGAGAACGATATCCATCTTTATTATCGGCGCGCCAAAGCTTCGGAGACCATGCTGGGCGACGCGGCGTTTCATCGCGAGCGGATCGCGAGAATGGTGATTGATAAGTCCGCGTGA
- a CDS encoding LysR family transcriptional regulator — MDFDQLRTFMEVARLGSFSRAAEKVLRSQPAVSTQIRQLEQEYGQKLFDRSAKQVRLTPAGEVVLEYARQMLELHGKSLHATADHRGVPSGTLSLGANEGTFLYVLPSVLAKYHKKFPQVKISVYRSFSHKVSEKVEQGAVDLGVVSMPVKSPQLKTVPVFRDRIFLMAGPGSPLFHRRSVTLEELAQQPLIVPKTGSIRKMMEKNLRPYRENLNITMELTSVVMIKRFVRDGFGVSLICAAFAGENVRRGEVRLLEVEGLELWRQLGLIYRKDRSLPLVASSFLELARKELSARLHPASD, encoded by the coding sequence ATGGATTTCGACCAGCTACGAACGTTCATGGAAGTTGCGCGGTTGGGAAGTTTTTCCCGCGCCGCGGAGAAAGTCCTGCGTTCGCAACCGGCGGTGAGCACGCAGATTCGGCAACTGGAGCAGGAATACGGGCAGAAACTGTTTGACCGCAGCGCCAAGCAAGTCCGCCTGACGCCGGCGGGAGAGGTGGTGCTGGAGTACGCGCGGCAGATGCTGGAATTGCACGGCAAGTCTCTGCACGCCACGGCCGATCATCGCGGCGTGCCCTCGGGGACGTTGTCGCTGGGCGCCAATGAAGGCACATTTCTTTACGTGCTGCCCAGCGTGCTGGCCAAATACCACAAGAAATTTCCCCAGGTAAAGATCAGCGTGTACCGCAGCTTCAGCCACAAGGTGAGCGAGAAAGTGGAGCAGGGCGCGGTGGACCTGGGCGTGGTGAGCATGCCGGTGAAGTCGCCGCAGTTGAAGACCGTTCCGGTGTTTCGCGACCGCATCTTTCTCATGGCGGGGCCGGGCAGCCCGCTGTTTCACCGACGCTCCGTGACTCTGGAAGAGCTTGCGCAGCAGCCGCTCATCGTGCCCAAGACCGGGTCCATCCGCAAGATGATGGAGAAGAACCTGCGCCCGTATCGCGAAAACCTGAACATCACCATGGAGCTGACCAGCGTGGTGATGATCAAGCGCTTCGTGCGCGATGGCTTTGGCGTGTCCCTGATCTGCGCGGCGTTTGCCGGCGAGAACGTCCGGCGCGGCGAGGTGCGGCTGCTGGAAGTGGAAGGCCTGGAGCTGTGGCGGCAATTGGGATTGATCTACCGCAAAGACCGCAGCCTGCCGCTGGTGGCGTCGTCATTTCTTGAGCTGGCGCGCAAGGAACTTTCCGCCCGGCTGCATCCCGCGAGTGACTGA
- a CDS encoding isoaspartyl peptidase/L-asparaginase: MRQLPVLVVHGGAWAIPDDMVDAHLLGVRRALDAGWRVLEQGGRALDAVQAAIVHMEDDETFDAGRGSFLTRDGRVQMDALMMDGATLRAGGVGCVERIRNPIAAARLVLDESPHVYFVTDGAERFAQEHGMQLCRNEELVVPREVARLKEAQAKAAAGQPDTTFAGSPDPASLNAGSLSAGRSDDGHDTVGAVALDADGNIAAGTSTGGTVNKAPGRVGDSSLIGCGCYADNQSAAVSCTGWGEPIMKLVLAKWAADRVQGGGAPDAVSQEAMFHLQRRLNGHGGIILLDQRGRFGIAHNTPRMAWAYRSTEREKSGMEC, from the coding sequence TTGAGACAGCTTCCTGTACTGGTCGTCCACGGCGGCGCGTGGGCCATTCCTGACGATATGGTGGACGCGCACCTGCTCGGCGTGCGCCGCGCCCTCGACGCCGGCTGGCGCGTGCTGGAACAAGGCGGCCGCGCGCTGGACGCCGTGCAAGCCGCCATCGTCCATATGGAAGACGACGAAACTTTTGACGCCGGACGCGGCAGCTTCCTCACCCGCGATGGCCGCGTACAGATGGACGCCCTCATGATGGACGGCGCAACGCTGCGCGCCGGTGGCGTTGGCTGCGTGGAGCGCATTCGCAACCCCATCGCCGCCGCCCGACTGGTGCTGGACGAAAGCCCGCACGTTTACTTCGTCACCGATGGCGCGGAGCGCTTTGCCCAGGAACACGGCATGCAGCTCTGCCGCAATGAAGAGCTGGTGGTCCCGCGCGAAGTCGCGCGCCTGAAAGAAGCGCAAGCCAAAGCCGCGGCCGGACAGCCGGATACTACATTCGCCGGCAGCCCTGATCCCGCGAGTTTGAATGCCGGAAGTCTTTCCGCTGGCCGGTCTGACGACGGCCACGACACCGTGGGCGCCGTAGCGCTCGACGCGGACGGCAACATCGCTGCCGGAACTTCCACCGGAGGCACCGTGAACAAGGCTCCGGGCCGCGTGGGCGACTCCAGCCTGATCGGCTGCGGCTGCTACGCCGACAACCAGAGCGCGGCCGTCTCCTGCACCGGCTGGGGTGAACCCATCATGAAACTGGTGCTGGCCAAGTGGGCCGCGGACCGCGTGCAGGGCGGCGGCGCGCCCGACGCCGTCTCCCAGGAAGCCATGTTTCACCTGCAGCGCCGCCTCAACGGACACGGCGGCATCATCCTGCTGGACCAGCGCGGCCGCTTCGGCATCGCCCACAACACTCCGCGCATGGCCTGGGCGTATAGGAGCACGGAGCGGGAGAAATCGGGGATGGAGTGCTAG